In Prunus dulcis chromosome 2, ALMONDv2, whole genome shotgun sequence, a single genomic region encodes these proteins:
- the LOC117619527 gene encoding ethylene-responsive transcription factor ERF027, whose product MADPYRNVPKSDQPTPTSNSSNPAFILLPPPAPPDPTPPAAHDRDCSSSPRPGPTGASSSSSPRGHPVYRGIRSRSGKWVSEIREPRKTTRIWLGTYAKPEMAAAAYDVAAIALKGPDTALNFPNSILTYPIPASSAASDIRAAAARAAQSRAEMKSAGESGGRSEPGGVKNEEGRVGQEEEEEEFMDEEALLNMPNLLVDMAEGMLMSPPRISSEDSPGNSDGGENLWSY is encoded by the coding sequence atgGCCGATCCGTATCGTAACGTGCCCAAAAGTGACCAACCAACTCCAACCTCCAATTCTTCCAACCCTGCCTTTATACTACTTCCTCCTCCTGCTCCTCCTGATCCTACTCCTCCAGCAGCACACGATCGAGACTGCTCATCTTCACCCAGACCCGGGCCCACGGGCGCCTCCTCATCGTCATCGCCCAGGGGCCACCCCGTGTACAGGGGAATCCGGTCCCGGAGCGGGAAATGGGTGTCCGAGATTCGGGAGCCGCGTAAGACGACGCGCATATGGCTTGGGACGTACGCCAAGCCGGAGATGGCGGCGGCTGCGTACGACGTGGCGGCGATCGCTCTGAAAGGACCTGATACGGCGCTGAACTTCCCCAACTCGATTCTTACGTATCCGATACCGGCTTCCTCTGCTGCGAGTGACATACGGGCTGCCGCGGCTAGGGCAGCTCAGTCGAGGGCGGAGATGAAATCTGCCGGCGAGAGcggagggagatcggagccgGGTGGGGTAAAAAATGAGGAGGGTAGGGTTGggcaggaggaggaggaggaggagtttATGGATGAGGAAGCGCTTTTGAATATGCCGAATTTGCTGGTGGACATGGCGGAGGGAATGCTGATGAGCCCCCCGAGAATCTCTTCCGAGGACTCGCCTGGGAATTCCGATGGAGGAGAAAATCTCTGGAGCTATTAA